One genomic window of Mastomys coucha isolate ucsf_1 unplaced genomic scaffold, UCSF_Mcou_1 pScaffold8, whole genome shotgun sequence includes the following:
- the LOC116083951 gene encoding zinc finger protein 58-like, protein MLSFWDVAIDFSPEEWECLEPAQWDLYRDVMLENYSHLVFLGLAVSKPFLVTFLEQTQGPWDTKRQAAATVHAGIIPNDPNHYSKPTDCKSLLSKQQTIRIGEKPYKCVECGKALGSYKTLSIHQRLHTGDKPYKCEECHKAFSTRSSLFIHMKNHTDEKTYKCEECGKSFYYPSMLKQHQRRIHSEEKPYKCEECGKAFYEPSFLKCHQRSHCGKKCYKCEECGKSFSFPSFLKEHQRIHCRKNGYQHKELVKRFSSPLYPQEHKQICTRKKPYKCGECYKAFRCHSALRAHQTVHTGEKPYKCKVCAKCFSSPSTIKAHKIFHSEDNPYKCEECGRCFSSSFCLRIHQAIHSEENPYKCEDCGKCFSTSLYLKRHQISHSEDNPHKCEECGKRFSCSESLQEHRTIHTGEKPYKCENCHKVFRHRSSLRKHKRVHTREKSCKCKKGPRCSSSSSYLVQHQAIHSEDSLHQNVGCGNAIANVNGLTENMTVPTGEKPYKCTVCGKCFSFPSSLKRHQIFHSEDNPFKCEECGKCYSSSFCLKRHQTLHSEDNTYKCEECGRCFPSSSKLRRHQISHSQDNRYKCEECGKRFSCSASLQEHRTIHTGEKPFKCENCHKVFRHRSSLRKHKAVHIREKSCKCGKGPRCFSSSSYLVKHQAIHSENNTHQNVGCGDAIANVNGLTENMTVHTGEKSLKGLMLQDFPSPVPLGQQEACDWTGKKEAELEVAETGIISGEKEEGLHGGRHDPLGFNQL, encoded by the exons ATGCTATCCTTCTGGGATGTAGCCATTGACTTCTCTCCAGAAGAGTGGGAATGCCTGGAGCCTGCTCAGTGGGATCTGTACAGGGATGTGATGTTGGAGAATTACAGCCACCTTGTGTTCCTGG gtcttgctgtctctaagcCATTCCTGGTGACGTTTCTGGAGCAAACACAAGGGCCTTGGGATACGAAGAGACAAGCAGCAGCCACTGTGCACGCAG GAATAATACCCAATGATCCTAACCATTACAGCAAGCCCACGGATTGTAAATCACTCCTTAGTAAACAACAAACCATTCGTATAGGGgagaaaccctacaagtgtgTAGAATGTGGTAAGGCCCTTGGTTCTTATAAAACACTTTCTATACACCAGAGACTTCATACTGGAGAcaaaccctacaagtgtgaagagTGTCATAAGGCCTTTAGTACTCGCTCATCGCTTTTTATTCACATGAAAAATCATACTGATGAAAAAAcctacaagtgtgaagaatgtggcaaaTCATTTTACTATCCTTCAATGCTGAAGCAACATCAGAGAAGAATTCATTCTGAagagaaaccctacaagtgtgaagaatgtggcaaaGCTTTTTATGAACCTTCATTCCTTAAGTGTCATCAAAGAAGTCATTGTGGGAAGAAATGTTATAAGTGTGAAGAATGTGGAAAATCCTTTAGCTTTCCCTCATTCCTTAAGGAACATCAAAGAATTCATTGTAGAAAAAATGGCTACCAGCATAAAGAATTGGTCAAAAGATTTTCCTCTCCTCTATACCCTCAGGAACATAAACAAATTTGTACTCGAAAGAAACCCTACAAGTGTGGAGAATGTTATAAAGCCTTTCGGTGTCACTCAGCCCTTAGGGCACACCAAAcagttcatactggagagaaaccttacaagtgTAAAGTATGTGCGAAATGTTTTTCCTCACCTTCCACCATtaaagcacataaaatatttcactCGGAAGACAACCCCTACAAGTGTGAAGAGTGTGGCAGATGTTTTTCCTCATCATTCTGTCTTAGAATACATCAAGCAATTCACTCTGAAGAAAACCCCTACAAGTGTGAAGATTGTGGCAAATGTTTCTCCACATCTTTATACCTTAAACGACATCAAATATCGCATTCTGAAGACAATCCCCAtaagtgtgaagaatgtggcaaaAGGTTTTCATGTTCTGAAAGTCTTCAGGAACATCGAacaattcatactggagagaaaccatacaaGTGTGAAAATTGTCACAAAGTCTTTCGTCATCGCTCATCCCTGAGGAAACATAAGAGAGTTCATACTAGAGAGAAATCCTGCAAGTGTAAAAAGGGTCCTAGGtgttcttcctcatcctcatACCTTGTACAGCATCAAGCAATTCACTCTGAAGACAGTCTACACCAGAATGTGGGATGTGGCAATGCCATTGCTAATGTTAATGGCCTTACTGAAAACATGACAGTTcctactggagagaaaccttacaagtgTACAGTGTGTGggaaatgtttttcctttccttcctcccttaaaaGACATCAAATATTTCACTCTGAAGACAACCCCTTCAAGTGTGAAGAGTGTGGCAAATGTTATTCCTCATCTTTCTGCCTTAAAAGACATCAAACACTTCATTCTGAAGACAATACCTACAAGTGTGAAGAGTGTGGCAGATGTTTCCCCTCATCTTCAAAGCTTAGACGACATCAAATATCCCATTCTCAAGACAATCGCTATAAGTGTGAGGAATGTGGCAAAAGGTTTTCATGTTCTGCAAGTCTTCAGGAACATCGAacaattcatactggagagaaaccattCAAGTGTGAAAATTGTCACAAAGTCTTTCGTCATCGCTCATCCTTGAGGAAACATAAGGCAGTTCATATTAGAGAGAAATCCTGTAAATGTGGAAAGGGTCCTAGGTGTTTTTCCTCATCCTCATACCTTGTAAAACATCAAGCAATTCACTCTGAAAACAATACACACCAGAATGTGGGATGTGGCGATGCCATTGCGAATGTTAATGGCCTTACTGAAAACATGACAGTTCATACTGGGGAGAAATCTCTCAAAGGTCttatgttgcaggattttcccagTCCAGTTccattagggcagcaggaggcctgtgattggacagggaaaaaggaggcagagctagaagttgcagagacagggattatctcaggggagaaggaggaaggcctGCATGGAGGCAGACATGACCCGCTTGGCTTTAACCAGCTATAA